The sequence below is a genomic window from Methylotuvimicrobium sp. KM2.
CGGCGATTTTGTTTTATTGGCGGTCGCCGGCGGCGGTCGCGCCGATTGGGGCGTGCTGCGCAAACAGTTGAGTGAACGCCGTTTGGCAATGGCGGAGCCGGAAGAGGTTTTGCAAGCAACCGGTTTTCCGGTCGGCGCGGTACCGCCTATTGCTTTACCCGATTCGATTCGCATACTCGTCGATGAAGGCGTTTTTAATTACGCACGGGTTGTTATTGGCAGCGGCATATTGGGATATGCTTTGGATATCAATGCCGACGATTTCCGCAGGGTCATGTCGAGCGCCGCTGTCGGAAAATATGTAAAAGCCTCCTAAAAATTAGCCGTATCTTTTATTGGTATACCTATCGGAGATCAAAATTCGGCACCGGGGTGCCCGTCAAAGGACGCCGTGAATA
It includes:
- a CDS encoding YbaK/EbsC family protein; protein product: MTDQLKSPVSRLFDELGIKYEWIEIPLDPDKKPVRSLEEVLAAIGRDPEQIVRSLLFRAGSGDFVLLAVAGGGRADWGVLRKQLSERRLAMAEPEEVLQATGFPVGAVPPIALPDSIRILVDEGVFNYARVVIGSGILGYALDINADDFRRVMSSAAVGKYVKAS